TCTACCCACGCTGTCACTAAACGCAACATATAAACTGCAGCTGACGAAGCGATTATGTTATCGAAAGATCTCATACTTGAGCAAGACAGCATTATTTTAgagcattattttaaaatgttgttacaGGCAGCTATCACCAGAGCCCTTATAAAGGGAGTCTTCTAATTCAGCTAACGCAGCAGTCTACCGTCAACTATGTGCGCTAGGCTGGAGAAGAGATAAAGATCTTTCTTCGGATATGTCGTCGAAGAGTATTTAAAACATCTCCAGCTGCACCTGCAGGGACCGCAGAGGTCCTTCAGCTGATTGTGATGTCACATCGTTCTTTTGGCAGCAACAAATCCTTTATTTACAGCTGTATGATTCCTTCTGCAGCAGCATACCAACATCCGTCGTAGGAGATTTTAGCAGGTAACAAGATCAATTTTATATTCGTTTTTCTAGTAGAGAATTCAAGCTTTTAAAGGTATCTTTACATAGCTGTGTTATGCCTGCTCTATACCAGCAGAATCagttttaagttgtttttaatcatttgttttaaaaCGCTTTGGAATAGTATTTCAGCAGAAAGTTTTGAAACTAGACTAGGGCTGGGTTCGCAATTGCATACTACCGTACTTCCATGCTATTTCTGCCATTGACACACACGGTGGAGGTAGTGGGGGTGGTGTGCCATTCCAAACTCTGCATAAATCTCCCTACTCTACAAACTCAGCCTTGGTGTAAGTTTTGTACACTGCTTTGCATAAATGATGGCAGCTTCAGAGCAGCTTTAAACTGTCATATAagcatatttgattttatattttaaagcataatgGCCATCATCAGTTGTTGCAgcgtaatttatttataaatgcatgCATGCCCACCGAATACCATTAATGTGTTTGAAAATGTACCTGAATGTATTTTGATTAGTGGTTCTCCATCCTTTGActtcaaggccccccactgtcagagaaaatattcaaaGGCCTTCCATGTagggtattttattattataagatatttcctctgTTTCTACTGTAATAATGACAAAGCCTGTTTTCaagttttaatgaaagaaactaCTATCGACAATAGATTAAATCTATTAATCATTATAATTTGTACTCCAGAACGTCtaaaactgtatattcttcattaaAGCAAAATGTTGAAAGGagtattaattttaacattttctgtaaGTTTtatcatgtaaaaaatatttaaatcataataatcttCCTATCTAGATAATTTTAAAGATCTTGAGGCCCCTGGAAATGTACTGAGGCCCATTAGTGGGTCCCCACCCCTGGTTGAGAACAACTGTTTCAGATGCAGTTTCTATTCCACCTTTTCAGTGTCTGTCTAGAGTCTTCCCTTGCAGAAACCCATGCTGCTAGGCATCTTCCAGAGACATACTGTTCAGACCCTCTCACAGTAATATCAGACCAACTATTATGGAAGCTTCCTTGGTTTCAGTCTATCATTAAATCGAAATCAGCAGGCATGCAGTAATTGGATGTAAGGCTGTATTTTGCATGCTTTGGCATTTAAACTACCAGTTATGTCATAAGATCCTGTTGATATGATGACTTTATTTGCACGGTCAGCATTCTCCTGTCCGTCGTTTTAGTTAGGCGTACATTCGATTTGCATAAATCGATATGTAGGGTCACTCATGCCATTTGTGTAATGCAGCAACAAATTCATACCAATATCCAACAGGGTCTGAGGCTGTATTGCATGATTGCACCTACTGTTCAGTATAAGATATTAAATAGAAGAATATTCCCTGTGGCTTACACTTTTTAATTCATAATCAGTGGTGTCCAATCATAATTCATTATGCTTGTCATCTACTCTGCCTGCTGAGCACAAAGTGCAGTTCAGGTTCAGCAACCTGAACTGAAGCATCTTAGGGCCGAGCAACTAAAACTAACGAAGTGAAATTGATTAAATATAGTGTTAAATaagtttattcctttttttttttttttttttttagcaattttatgtttatgttatttactatattaaattgtgtgatatatcagcattgtattggCCTAACAGCCATCCTGCTCTTGGATATTAAAAAAACCCACATCGGTCGATCACTAGCTGACATTAGGAATGCTAACACCAGAGTCATGACCTTTGAAATGGAATGTACAGCCTCTTCATCAAACTTCAGCTCTCATAACTCCAGAATCAGTCATACTCTCTATCTGAATAAATATATTAAGTTCTCCTGGCTTCTCTGCTCCCATTTTTCTGCCCCGTATTTTATTCTCTTCCCCTATCTCTTTTTTCGTTAACACTCATCACATCTCTGAAAAATAATACGATTTTCAGGATATTGAATCAGTCATGCATGGACAcactatctatgtatctatctatctttttctatctatctatatatgtgtgtgtgtgtgtgtctttatataTATTAGATTCGTAACATCTTCAGACATTATTATTCCCCATAGAAGCCCTAagtaaagcaataaaaaaaagaaaaatcatctcAAAAGTGTTTAGAacgggaggcctgggtagctcagcgagtattgacactgactaccacccctggagtcgtgagttcgaatccagggcatgctgagtgactccagccaggtctcctaagcaaccaaattggcccggttgctagggagggtagtgccacatggggtaacctcctcgtggtcgcgattagtggttctcactctcaatggggcacgtggcaatttgtgcgtggatcgcggagagcagcatgagcgttcacatgctgggagtctccgtggtgtcatgcacaatgagccacgtgataaaatgtgtggattgacaatctcagaagcggaggcaactgagacatgtcctctgacacccggattgaggtgagtaaccgcaccaccaagaggacctactaagtagtgggaattgggcattccaaactgggagaaaaaggggataaaaaatataaaaagggtttagaatgacatgagggtgagtaaattatgatagatttttccttttttggtgaattattcctttaagatcacATTTAAAACAATCTTTTTTAAAGCAGCACAAAAAACTTGTGTCACATTCAGCTCTTAAGAAAGCAGGTAATTTAGGAAGTCCAGACTACAGACTCTACATGCATTTTAGCTATGAGAGGCATGTTTATTTGACTctctttaaaaagaagaaaagggTGGATTGTGGATCTGGAGACAGAATTTgaagtataaaaatattttggtgTCCAAAATTGTCAATTACAATGATCCACTGGATAtgttttctataaagctgctcaGCGGGGACATTAAGGCATgaccttctgtaaagctgctttcaaACCACGTATACTGTGAAAAgcagcaataaaaataaaaatgaaaatgaaatgagaaTTGAATTTAAACTAAAACCTGTAGAGGATCAGTACAAAGCCCCAGATTGAGAGGATACTGAtttattacatacattttttatttatatatgtacacataGTGTTTTCGAATATCAAATACTGCAAATGAGTCATTACAATGCACATAAAGTGAGAATTGAACAACACTGACCCATCATGTTGTACAAACTCTGTGGCGCAAATTGTCGAGGCGTCTTTTGTACAGCCTCCTTATACATGGACAGTGCCTCCTGTGGAGCACACAAGAACAGCATGTGATATTGTGACAAGGAGAACTTTCATTCTAAACACTTAAGGAGTCATTCATTCAAGAACATCACTGCATTAGCAATCTAGACTATACCTCTTACATGATTAATATCACAAGATTATTAGCTGATATTTGTGCAGATTTCATGACATACTTGATTAGCAAACAGCCATGGCTGATCTCACGTGTGCAACATTTGTTTTTAGCAAAAGTCTGGCTGATGATGTACCTCGTGTTGGCCCTGCTCATGAAGCAGCTTGCCCAGGTTGTACAAGCAGCTGGTGACAGAGCTCTTGTGGGCATGAGGGTCCTTCAGGTTCTCATCAGGGATGTCTACGCAGGTGTGGAAAGTGTGCTTGGCCTCTTCAATATTCCCCTGGGACACCAGGATAATGCCCATGTTCAAGTATGCAGctttgaaaaagaggacataaaaAGAGAGGTGGTGATGAAAAGAGGGAAAACTAAAACAGTTCTCAATAGACCATTTACCCAGTAACAAACtctttcactttgtcaataagctaaaataaaacaaattagagAGAAAATGAAGAGTTGAACTCACAGGCCAGAGTTGGTCTGCTCCCAATGGCCTGTTTATAGTAATGCAGAGCCTCAGAGAATCGCTCACTCTCTTGTAACAGCAAACCCCTGAATGAAATAAACCACACAGCTTAACAGGAAGTAACAGTTTTCTGGTGCTTGAGGACTGAATGGTCCAAGAGATCCTACCAAATTCATTCTTTTCCTCTGCTGGAGAGACAAGAGATAGAATGAGGACACAGAGTATGAGGGTTTAACAGTTTTAAACAGAATTATTTGCTTCTCTCCAGGGTTAATGGGTGTTAGAGGTGCCTGCATGCTACCCTCCAAGCTTGCAAATCAGGACAAATGAAATCGCTgtcacgctgttttttttttcttcctcttttttttttttttttatatacatctaACGATACTCTATTAGTGGGTAGAAAAAATATATGCTGTCAAATTAATAGAAAGTATTAATAttttcaaagtaatatttttataatttttttggcttTACTACAACGACAATATATAAGCCAGTTATTTAATTTTGCCAACAACATGCAGTatttataatatcacacatactatttttctcacactgtataaatgggtctttatacatgaaaattcatagctgtctttatttttttaataagagggtcccttgcaaggggatcatcatatttggcagttccctgcattaaaaaaaaaaaaaaaaaaaacgttaacacTACAATAAtgctccatttgttaacattagttaacatgaactaacattgaacaatacttttacagcatttattaaccttagcTAGATGTTAatttcattagttaatgcaatatgaactaacatgaactaacaatgaagaatAGTATTTTCAttcactaacattaacaaagatttataaatgttgtgaaagatatataattatttattttgttcatgatacctattgaattaactaatgttaatgaatggaaccttattgtaatctattttgtgtacatttgttCTGTCTTTTGCCCAGCAAATCttgttttttggattgtgtgtttCCATGGAAAACTGTGCCGTTTGAACTTGAATTATCATAGCCTTGCACTGTCCTGTGAAGAGTTAATGCCATGCAGACAACAGTGGGAGAGAGATCTATGTAGTCAATCATAAAAACatagattaaaaataaacattggcTTGTAAAAAGATCTTAAACCCTTTATACAGACATCCCATCCCTCTCTTTATTTACCAATGAATGATTTCATGTGAACATATGTGCTTGTGTAAGTGTTTTTGTGTATCAACTCACAGGTTGTAGAGCATGTCTGCTATATTGCCTCTGTAATAAAGTGCATTTCTATATGCTTTCTCTGCCTCAGCCATTTTTTCTTGGTTTTTCAAGACATTACCAAGGTTACCCCAAGCTGAGGGACACAAAGAAAAGCATTAtgaagacatacatttttaatggagTATTTAATTTTGTGATACTGACATGACACCATTATGATTATATATCCCTTGCTGTGATATCTGATACAGCAGCATACAAGCAGAATTGGTTATTGGTGATGTAGAAGATGTAAGTTAAACTTAAATTAATCATCTCTCTCCAGTATTCTCCAAGCATACCTTTAGCAGGGTTTACAGCAATGCCAGACCTGTAAAGCATCTCCTCATTCTGCCAGTCCTGGTTCCTCCTAACAGTCTTAAGGCTGTAGAGTATCATCAAGCCCACTGCACAGCTCAGCAGGACAACTCTAGAGTGTCTTGATTTGGAGCGAAAAAACATAGTCCTCAGCCCCACGGTCAGTAGCAGACAGAAGCCCATACTGGGGATGTAGAGCACCCGCTCGGCCACCACAAAGCCCACGTAGAAAAACAGGTTGGTGGCTGGAATAAAGGGTAAAGCCAACAGCCCAAGCGAAAAGACCACCAGGTTCTCTGTAGCTGGGAGAGATCTTTGAGTTTTGAAGGAATTGGGTTTATGATAACCATTTTTTCTACTGGGGGAGTATAACGATTTTGAGTCTATGTAGTGGTTTCTGTACTGGAGGGACATGTTGTCATAGTGACTATGACAGTTCCCATTAGTTTGAGACTTTCCATTGCTCATGCAGGATTTTC
Above is a window of Myxocyprinus asiaticus isolate MX2 ecotype Aquarium Trade unplaced genomic scaffold, UBuf_Myxa_2 HiC_scaffold_142, whole genome shotgun sequence DNA encoding:
- the LOC127439390 gene encoding protein O-mannosyl-transferase TMTC2-like isoform X1: MILLAARFYWMGNKPPNFSNSDNPAADSPHFLTRALTFLYLPAVNAWLLLSPDRLSFDWSMDALPLLRTITDWRNLQSVTFYSGFALLAWFGLRSKGPSTISETNGKSCMSNGKSQTNGNCHSHYDNMSLQYRNHYIDSKSLYSPSRKNGYHKPNSFKTQRSLPATENLVVFSLGLLALPFIPATNLFFYVGFVVAERVLYIPSMGFCLLLTVGLRTMFFRSKSRHSRVVLLSCAVGLMILYSLKTVRRNQDWQNEEMLYRSGIAVNPAKAWGNLGNVLKNQEKMAEAEKAYRNALYYRGNIADMLYNLGLLLQESERFSEALHYYKQAIGSRPTLASAYLNMGIILVSQGNIEEAKHTFHTCVDIPDENLKDPHAHKSSVTSCLYNLGKLLHEQGQHEEALSMYKEAVQKTPRQFAPQSLYNMMGEAYMRLNNLEEASYWYRESLKAKPDHIPAHLTYGKLLSITMTSSDPGKRTCFQPDCKMPDRQLLCTSCQLSNDLCIRLP
- the LOC127439390 gene encoding protein O-mannosyl-transferase TMTC2-like isoform X2, which gives rise to MILLAARFYWMGNKPPNFSNSDNPAADSPHFLTRALTFLYLPAVNAWLLLSPDRLSFDWSMDALPLLRTITDWRNLQSVTFYSGFALLAWFGLRSKGPSTISETNGKSCMSNGKSQTNGNCHSHYDNMSLQYRNHYIDSKSLYSPSRKNGYHKPNSFKTQRSLPATENLVVFSLGLLALPFIPATNLFFYVGFVVAERVLYIPSMGFCLLLTVGLRTMFFRSKSRHSRVVLLSCAVGLMILYSLKTVRRNQDWQNEEMLYRSGIAVNPAKAWGNLGNVLKNQEKMAEAEKAYRNALYYRGNIADMLYNLGLLLQESERFSEALHYYKQAIGSRPTLASAYLNMGIILVSQGNIEEAKHTFHTCVDIPDENLKDPHAHKSSVTSCLYNLGKLLHEQGQHEEALSMYKEAVQKTPRQFAPQSLYNMMGEAYMRLNNLEEASYWYRESLKAKPDHIPAHLTYGKLLSITDSDCCNQRGKSSKYGQRIVHSNCIWPPGDGAKYMTQTQ